The DNA sequence GACGGTACTTCGTTCTCTCATGGCCTGATTGACTTCATCGTTCTGTCCGGCAACAGCAGCAAGCTGTGGCTGTTCCCGATTGTCGGTATCTGCTACGCGATTGTTTACTACGTAGTGTTCCGCGTGCTGATCAAAGCGCTGGATCTGAAAACTCCGGGTCGTGAAGATGCTACTGAAGACAGCAAAGCAGGCGCGACCAGCGAAATGGCTCCGGCTCTGATCGCCGCTTTCGGCGGTAAAGAGAACATTACTAACCTTGACGCATGTATCACTCGTCTGCGCGTAAGCGTGGCGGATGTGGCGAAAGTTGATCAGGCTGGCCTGAAACAACTGGGGGCTGCAGGCGTGGTTGTTGCAGGTTCAGGCGTTCAGGCTATTTTCGGTACCAAATCCGATAACCTGAAAACTGAAATGGATGAATACATCCGCAACAGCTAAGTTGTGATATGGGGAGACTAAGGCAGCCAACTGGCTGCCTTTTTTAATGGTCAAAGCGCGCCCACGACGTTGGTCACGTTAAGCAGAGATCAGAACTGATAGCTGGCCGTAATGCTGAAGTTGCGCGGCTCGCCGTAGACAATTGAACCATCGATGTTGGTGTCGTAAGTTTTGTCGAACAGGTTATTAACGTTACCCTGCAAAGCAAAGTTTTTAGTAACCTGGTAGCGAGTGAACAAATCAACCAGCGCGTAGCTGCCCTGTTCCGCACGGAAGGTGCCGTACGGCGTCGCGGTATCTTTATACACCCGATTCTGCCAGTTAACGCCGCCGCCAACGGTCAGTTCAGGCATTACCGGCAGACGGTAGCTGGTAAACAGTTTGACGCTGGTACGCGGCAGGTTGGGATTAACCGCATTGCCGTCATTGTCTTCAGCGACAAAACGCGTCGCCCCAAAGGTCATCTGCCAGTTATCGGTAATCGCACCGTTGATTTCGAACTCCACCCCTTTGCTCACGGTTCCATCGACGGTTTTATAGGCTGCTTCGCCGTTGCTGCCGGGGATTTGCCCGCCGGTCGCCTGGCCGAGATTATCCTGCTCGATGCGGAATATTGCGAGAGTCGTGGTTAATCGGCTGTCCATCCAGTCCGACTTTAGACCCACTTCATAGTTGTTCCCGGTAATCGGCGTCAGATACTTACCCGAACTATCGCGCTTGTTCTGCGGCTGGAAGACCGAGGTATAGCTGGTGTAGGCCGACCAGTTGTCGTTAATGTCGTAAACCAGCCCGGCGTACGGAGTGGTATGATTTTTCTCCATATGGTAGGTCAGCGTCTCGATGCTCCAGTTGTTATAGCGGACGCCAAGGATCAGATGCAGCGGATCAAGCAGGGAAATACGCGTCGCGGCATACACCGATTTCATTCGCGTGGTATCGTCCTGCGCCAGGCTCTGCGGGCCCCAGCTGGTTTCCGGGAACCCAGCGCTATTGAAGCTGTAAAAGCTGCCAATCTCACTGGGGAAGACGTTTGCCCACGAGCTGAAATAGCGGTTGTTTTGCTTGCTGTAGCTGCCGCCGATCATCAGATTATGCTGACGGCCAAACAGGTCGTAGCCGCCATCAGCGAACAGATCTACGGCGTCGACTTTACGCTTGCCGCTATTCCAGCCGGTACCGCCGACGTAATCATAACCCGGACCGTAGCTGCTATACGGCCCCTCCAGCATCCCGGTCGCTTTATTGACGTACGCATCCACGTACATCATTTTGCTGTCGAACTTGACTTCGGAATGGGTGGCGTTCAGCGTCGCCTGCCAGGTATCAGCAAAACGTTGTTTCAGCGTAACGAAGACTTTGTTGATCTCTTTGTCGTTATAGGCCCAGTCTGGAGCGGTACTGTGGGCGCGATCGTAGCGGTTTGTGCTGCCGTCGGTATTCCAGCGCGGCAGACCGCCCCATGTCGGGCTATTCACGTCGATACGCTGATACTCGTAGCCGGCGGATAAACTGGTGAACGTCGCGAGATCCGCATCCACAATACCCGAGAAGAACGTTTTTTCGCTGTTGTACCGATCGAGCCACGAGTCGTTATTTTGATAACCCGCGATAATGCGCGCCCGCACGTTGCCGTCTTCGGTTAGCGGACTTTGCATATCGGCAACGTAGCGCTCCTTGTTCCAGCTGCCGTACTCCGCGGAAACATTTCCCTTAAACTCGCGGCTGGTAGCGTGCTTACGGATCATATTGATCGACG is a window from the Klebsiella oxytoca genome containing:
- the fhuE gene encoding ferric-rhodotorulic acid/ferric-coprogen receptor FhuE; the protein is MSLPTNSRDGRNAPSLLAMGIALALSPNLSQAAGHSEDTMIVEGSTDSAPDTQKQDYSVKTTSAGTKMEMAQRDIPQSVSIITEQRMRDQQLQTLGDVMDHTMGISSSQADSDRASYYSRGFEIDNYMVDGIPTWFESRWNLGDALSDMALFERVEIVRGANGLLTGTGNPAASINMIRKHATSREFKGNVSAEYGSWNKERYVADMQSPLTEDGNVRARIIAGYQNNDSWLDRYNSEKTFFSGIVDADLATFTSLSAGYEYQRIDVNSPTWGGLPRWNTDGSTNRYDRAHSTAPDWAYNDKEINKVFVTLKQRFADTWQATLNATHSEVKFDSKMMYVDAYVNKATGMLEGPYSSYGPGYDYVGGTGWNSGKRKVDAVDLFADGGYDLFGRQHNLMIGGSYSKQNNRYFSSWANVFPSEIGSFYSFNSAGFPETSWGPQSLAQDDTTRMKSVYAATRISLLDPLHLILGVRYNNWSIETLTYHMEKNHTTPYAGLVYDINDNWSAYTSYTSVFQPQNKRDSSGKYLTPITGNNYEVGLKSDWMDSRLTTTLAIFRIEQDNLGQATGGQIPGSNGEAAYKTVDGTVSKGVEFEINGAITDNWQMTFGATRFVAEDNDGNAVNPNLPRTSVKLFTSYRLPVMPELTVGGGVNWQNRVYKDTATPYGTFRAEQGSYALVDLFTRYQVTKNFALQGNVNNLFDKTYDTNIDGSIVYGEPRNFSITASYQF